The Calditrichota bacterium genome window below encodes:
- a CDS encoding DNA translocase FtsK, translating to MSPRSALSPKPKAASSRKSSELFYLAIAFVALFLTLALVSYDVSESPGSDRAGRTRGWVGQAGAAAGHFIIENTFGCYGAFAIPLVLLLTLAGRVTGGKFRPGKFIGIVLLAGWFTGIGVALVRAVRSLPADLIYSGYLPLFASDITIFFFYRTGAILIWATLLIATSILLFDLRPMAIMEALFYRFPLYLTGKLRRDANVEGDKDEDDAYPETDDRESSHRRQVVRGEHRPEVPVRIVPLATASGSGVHELPPLALLDPVPAQNSRIDRGELEENSRRLESKLASLGVEAQVIRTNPGPVITRYDLEPSADVKIARIAGLSDDIAMALRAPGIRILAPIPGENAVGVEIPNRAPETVFIREVLGSQEFNTAKSPLILGLGKDAAGQIFLTDLARMPHLLIAGATGSGKSVCINGLLLSLLFRNDPLSLRILLIDPKKIELSLYGRLEYQHLLAPPGLGEAVVTTPENAVAALTSVAFEMERRYTILADAGVRGLDEYHRLQERRREAGEPESATGEHLPYIVVVIDELADLMLTARREFEDLIVRLAQKARAAGIHLIVATQRPSVDVVTGLIKANFPVRIAFQVASRADSRTILDGNGAEALLGRGDMLYQGPGTAKLQRLHGALVTTGEVERVVDYIRSQPVNLSSFSLPSPDAGKIRVPSGMGDAELTDVDELFKEAARIVVGVDQGSVSILQRRLRVGYARAARLIDELERAGIVGPFDGSKAREVLVTPEELKARWGIE from the coding sequence TTGAGCCCCAGGTCGGCCTTGAGCCCCAAGCCGAAAGCCGCATCGTCCCGCAAGAGCAGCGAACTCTTCTATCTGGCCATTGCATTCGTCGCGCTCTTTCTGACTCTCGCGCTTGTTTCCTACGACGTCTCCGAGTCGCCAGGTAGCGACCGTGCTGGACGCACTCGCGGCTGGGTCGGCCAGGCCGGAGCCGCGGCCGGCCATTTCATCATTGAGAACACCTTCGGATGCTACGGGGCATTCGCGATTCCGCTGGTGTTGCTGTTGACTCTTGCAGGTCGGGTCACGGGGGGGAAGTTCAGGCCTGGCAAGTTCATAGGCATAGTCCTTCTGGCCGGGTGGTTCACCGGCATCGGCGTCGCCCTCGTCCGGGCTGTGCGCAGCCTTCCTGCAGATCTTATCTACTCCGGCTATCTTCCGCTCTTCGCCTCCGACATCACCATTTTCTTCTTCTACCGCACCGGCGCGATACTAATCTGGGCGACGCTCCTGATAGCGACCTCCATTCTTCTCTTCGACCTGCGGCCAATGGCAATAATGGAAGCACTCTTCTACCGCTTCCCACTCTATCTGACCGGCAAGTTGAGGCGCGATGCGAATGTCGAAGGTGATAAGGATGAGGACGATGCCTATCCCGAAACCGATGATCGCGAGAGCAGCCATCGCCGGCAGGTAGTGCGAGGTGAGCATCGTCCGGAAGTGCCGGTCCGCATCGTTCCTCTGGCGACGGCGTCCGGTTCCGGAGTGCATGAACTGCCTCCGCTGGCGCTGCTCGACCCGGTTCCCGCGCAGAACTCGCGCATCGATCGGGGAGAACTCGAAGAAAACTCGCGGCGTCTCGAGTCGAAACTAGCCAGTCTCGGCGTTGAAGCGCAGGTGATCCGGACCAATCCGGGGCCGGTCATCACCCGCTACGACCTTGAACCGTCGGCGGACGTGAAGATCGCTCGCATCGCCGGGCTTTCCGACGACATCGCAATGGCTTTGCGGGCCCCCGGGATACGGATTCTGGCGCCGATTCCGGGCGAAAACGCCGTCGGCGTCGAAATCCCCAACCGCGCCCCGGAGACGGTCTTCATTCGGGAAGTGCTCGGTTCTCAGGAGTTCAATACTGCCAAGTCGCCGCTCATTCTGGGACTCGGGAAGGATGCTGCAGGACAGATATTTCTGACCGATCTAGCCCGGATGCCGCACTTACTAATCGCCGGCGCGACCGGGTCGGGCAAGTCGGTCTGCATCAATGGGCTGCTCCTGAGCCTGCTCTTCCGGAACGATCCGCTGAGCCTGCGGATTCTCCTGATCGATCCGAAGAAGATTGAATTGTCGCTCTATGGCCGGCTCGAGTATCAACACCTTCTGGCGCCGCCCGGACTGGGCGAAGCGGTCGTAACGACGCCGGAGAACGCCGTCGCCGCGCTCACATCGGTGGCGTTTGAAATGGAGCGACGTTATACTATCCTCGCCGATGCCGGCGTCCGGGGGCTTGACGAGTATCACCGCTTGCAGGAACGTCGCCGGGAAGCCGGAGAACCGGAAAGTGCGACCGGCGAACATCTTCCCTATATCGTCGTAGTGATCGACGAACTTGCCGACTTGATGCTGACGGCGCGGAGGGAGTTCGAAGACCTTATCGTCCGCCTGGCGCAGAAGGCGCGGGCGGCAGGGATTCACCTGATAGTGGCGACCCAGCGGCCTTCGGTCGATGTCGTCACCGGCCTGATCAAGGCCAACTTCCCGGTGCGGATCGCGTTTCAGGTGGCGTCGCGAGCCGATTCGCGGACGATTCTCGACGGCAACGGCGCCGAGGCGCTGCTCGGGCGCGGCGATATGCTCTATCAAGGTCCCGGAACAGCCAAGTTGCAGCGTCTCCATGGAGCGCTCGTTACCACCGGCGAAGTCGAGCGGGTGGTTGACTACATCCGTTCACAGCCGGTCAATCTGTCGTCGTTCTCACTGCCGTCGCCCGACGCCGGGAAGATCCGGGTGCCGTCCGGGATGGGCGATGCGGAACTGACCGATGTGGATGAACTCTTCAAGGAGGCGGCGCGAATTGTGGTCGGCGTCGATCAGGGATCAGTCTCGATTTTGCAGCGAAGACTTAGAGTCGGCTATGCCCGCGCGGCACGACTGATAGACGAACTCGAGCGCGCCGGCATCGTCGGGCCGTTCGACGGCTCGAAAGCCCGGGAAGTGTTAGTCACGCCGGAGGAGTTGAAGGCGAGATGGGGGATTGAGTAG